CCCGAAGATCATCTCCGACGTGTTGCTGTCCTGCAGGGCGTTGCCGTTCACCCGGCAGCCGATGGCGAGCGCCTGGGGGTCGCCGATCTCGTCGGCGGTCACCAGCCAGGGGCCGAGCGGGCAGAACGTGTCGAACGACTTGCTGCGCACCCACTGGCGATCGGCGAACTGGGCGTCGCGGGCGGACACGTCGTTGCCGACGGTGTAGCCGAGGACGTGCTCGAGGGGGTCGCCGGGGAAGTCGTCGGGGCCGACCCGCCGGCCGATGACGACGGTCAGCTCGGCCTCGTAGTCGACCTGACCGCTGTCCTCGGTCCTCCAGCGGATGGTGTCGCCGGGGCCGACGATCGCTCCGGGCGACTTGGCGAACACGAGGGGAGCGGCGGGCGGCTCGGCTCCGGTCTCCCTGGCGTGGTCGGCGTAGTTGAGGCCGATGGCCAGCACCTTCGAGGGGTTTACGACGGGAGCGAGCAGCGCCTGGGGGTCGTAGGGGGTGGTGCCGTGGGGGCTGGCGGCGAGGTCGACGCCGGCGGCGAGCGCCTCCCGGAGGCCGTCGGCCGCGGGGTGGTCCGACTCCTGCCACAGCGGCGCCACGGCCCCGTCGCCCTCGATCCGTGCCAGCCACACA
This Acidimicrobiales bacterium DNA region includes the following protein-coding sequences:
- a CDS encoding fumarylacetoacetate hydrolase family protein; the protein is MRLARMRYDDGVWLARIEGDGAVAPLWQESDHPAADGLREALAAGVDLAASPHGTTPYDPQALLAPVVNPSKVLAIGLNYADHARETGAEPPAAPLVFAKSPGAIVGPGDTIRWRTEDSGQVDYEAELTVVIGRRVGPDDFPGDPLEHVLGYTVGNDVSARDAQFADRQWVRSKSFDTFCPLGPWLVTADEIGDPQALAIGCRVNGNALQDSNTSEMIFGVAELVTYVARYLTLEPGDLILTGTPAGVGFTRQPPVFLGDGDTVTCWIDGIGELTNPVTTR